AATGGCATCAAGACAGATTCCACACCGATGCTATATCAAAAACATGAATTGTTATGGTTAGGTTACAGGCGCCAGAATAAAAAAGTGAGAGGGTGAACAGAGGCTGCTTACCGAAGGCCGTTTCCGTCATCGAAGAAGAAGTACTTGGACTTCATGTCTCGGAGGTCGAGCTTGGTGCTCTCTCCCCTTAGCACGATCTTATCCCACAGAACCACCTGGTTCAGGGCCTGGAAGAAAGCACAACACGCCGCAGTTAAATATCACTAGTTGGCAGCCATTTTACCATTCACCTTCCTAGGtggcctgatcccagatctgtatcaaatcacattttatttgtcacaggagcagaatacaacaggtgtagactttactgtgaaatgcttacttacgagccctttcccaacaatgcagcgTTAAAAAGCAAGAAACATTTACTAAAAATGAACACGGAAATAGTAACAATtaaataacgagactatatacaaggagtaccggtacgcagtcaatgtgcagggatacttggtagttgaggtaatatgtacatgtaggtaggggtaaaagtgacaaGGCAATCAggttagataataaacagagtagcagcagcgtgtgtgaaagtgtgtctatgtgtgtgtgtattggagcgtcagtagtatgtgtgtgtgggtagagtccagtaagtgtgcatagagccggtgcaagagtcagtgcaaaaaatatatttaaaaaagggtgtcaatgcaaatagtccaggtagtcATTTGATTAACTGTCTTATGgcccgcttgccgtgcggtagcagagagaacagtctatgactagggtggctggagtctttgacaatttttagggccttcctctgacatcacctGGTATAAAAGTCcttgatggcagggagctcggctccagtgatgtactgggccgtacgcactacccctgtagcgccttacggtggGTTGTCAAGCAATtgcataccaagcggtgatgtagccagtcaagatgctctcaatggtgcagctgtagaactttttgaggatctgaggaaccatgccaaatcttttcatcctcctgagggggaagaggcgttgtcgtgccttcttcatgactgtgtaTCAATTTCCTATAGTCATAGTTTACGTAGGACTATACCGCACAAACAGACCTGAGACCAACCCAGGCTAATTCTTAGGATACACTATTTATAAAATGTCACCCATCACACCATATTGCCTTCTCGGCTTCCACCAATTAAATGTGTGTGATCTGTAGAAGAACCAATGTGTCAACAGCGTGTGGCAACCAGCCTACCCGTGCCAAGAGGAGGAACGTGTGAGAATGATCATTGATACATCATAAAGGAAAGAGGTCAGCTCTTACATTGCTCCTGGTGGTGTAGAAGTATGACTATTTTGCGGCATTTCTATATATAGGGTAGTCTACCTATAGAAGGTCATCCCTTCAAAGCAAGCCAAGAGGATCGTATGATAATGATCATTGATAGATCAACAGGAAAGAGAACAGgtctgggttgtattcattacgGCGATTCTGCAAAACATTTCGCAACAGAAAACGTTTAGTCGAAAAGGAAAACTATTTGCAACGAAAACAAGAGTTCTAATTAGATAAATTCAGGTAGGTACCTCCcctgtttatttattaaatggtAAACCGTTTCCGTTGCAAGACGTAATGTATACACCCGTTGTAAGACACTTACGTTGCTCTTGGTGGCGTACTCGGCAGACAAGTAGAGGAAGAGCTGCTTGACGTTCCAGTCAAATATGGGCTTTATGTCAGCAGAGAGGTCAAAGGTGATGAACCCCAGGTCACTTCTTTCCCTGGGTCCTGTGAAGTCATCCACGTTTTTCCTGTCAAATGGTAAAGGCCGAGTTAGATGTGTGCAGTGCATTGCATCCTAGAATTAGGCCAAGACATTTCTTTCACCACGTGGAACAGTAAGCTGTCAAAatatctgtttttttgtcttggcTACACCATAGATAGTAGTAGGCTACATTTACTTTATAGTTTCTGGCTGTACATTTAGGCAATGTTCTCTAGCTACACTTTGCACTGTATGGCTTGGTACAGTTACAAGAATGGCATACCACAGTTCCAAGGTATGAGCAATGCCTACTATAGATGCTTAGCTACAAATTGTAACGTGATATGTTAATGTGTATGGATGGAAGCATTCACATACACTATTATAAAGCTAATGCAAAGGTGTGACGGTAGCAAGTTCGGAAACATTCCATCTGCTGGCAGCTCGTTTACAGTTTGACAAAATATACCGCGCTGACGTGCTGTTCAACTATTGGATACGATGTTGCAGAAAGCAGCAGGCATCCGGTCTGGCTGGCAGGCTACATTGTAGCCAAAGTCAAAAACAACGGTTGTTCATTGCTCGGGCAGTTTAATACACTGGTGTCTGTTAGAATGACTGGCGTCAATATATGGATTCAATGATCACCTCGAGATAGAATTAGTTAGAACCATTGCAAAGACTCATACACCGAGCTAGCTATGTAGCCAGCCTATAACTATTTATACGAATAAAAATGTGATCTATCGAAACCAAAGCAATGCATGTACACTGTAGTTTAATAATAAGAATAACTAGTCATCACTCACAGCATTACTCTCGAGACGTGGATATCCACCGGTACCCTCCTGTCTTTGAACGCTGTCGTGATAAAACAGCCAAACGTCAAAGCTGCCATCACGCTGAGCGAGAAGGCGAAGAGGGAATTTGCCCTCGACAACACTGTATTCATTTTGAAATGCAATTATATTACAGTTTCATACACAAcgatgcatacacacacaacgATTCATACACACTTCTACCAGCAAAAGCAGGAAGTGTAGTTTGACACAGAGAAATACGGAACTGGATGTTTTTTCCGTAATCGATGGAACATTAAAGTGAAACATTGCCCCCATGTGTTATGGAGGTGAACTGCAGTTTGCACTACCACTAACGGCTTGGAATTTCATGATAGTAGACAATTGATTGGATAATATCATTTTGAAGTAAAAGTATATGAGTCAAGATAATGTTAAACCTCAAGAGAAGAAATACTCAACACATATTTTTTAACCTTTCCGAAGCATCGCAACAAAATGGAACAAACCACAGATTAAGGCCTGGGTTAGTTTTTTGTAATCATAGGTCACAGTCAGAAAGCCCCTGGCTATAGCTGTACTGTATTCCCTGCCCTAGGGCTGCTGGCACAGTCTAAATGGCCCTAGGCCTGTATCCACAAAGCGTCTAGAGTAGGAGACCCGATAGTGCTGATCTAGGTTCAGTGTTgcattttagatcataatgaataagaataCATGGATAGGAGTGGCCTAAGCCTAGAtctgcactcctactctgagacactgtaTGACTATGGGCCCGAGTTGTcccacaggcaggcaggcagcgctATAATACAGCTGCTCTCTCCAACTTATTCTATCTGGTCTCGACCCAGCTGCTGAGGGGAATTTCTGTGTCATTCTGGGCTGGCATATGACCCAGTACCAgagtcaacacaacacagatagcCAAGCCCCCCATTTAAATTTCCAAAACATTAGCAGCCAGCCACCGACAGCCAGGCAAGACATAAGCAAGGCTAGACAAGCAAGGAAGCAATGACTCCAAATGTGGATAGCCAGTCTTTTGGAACAGTACACCACTCCAATGTCTACCTCTCCATATTCGCTCTGTTTTGCGTCAAGCTCTTTGTCAAGACCAGCCTGAATATTCTCACCCACTTCTATGTGGTGAAGGGGAATCGGAAGGAGGCTGCCCGGATTGCAGAAGAGTTTTATGATTTTGGACAAGGGCACAGTAAGTAGCTGTTTCTGTGAAAGGCAACAGACTATTATTCTATAGTAGAGGGTCATACACATACTTTCTACAGTAAAGTGTGTGTATCAGGGTATTCCAGCTTTCTAAAAGCTCTGTGTCTGTAACATGCCAGGCAACTGTATCCAGTCTGCCCAGGAACTACCCAGCCTATCGTTGTGGCCGGGGACACTAGGAACACTTAGATACATTGTGTATTAGATATACTAACTTCTTGATGTCTTTCAATGCTCTTTTCTTGATGAGGTACTGGGGGAAAGCACTGCATTCTAACAACCACACCTGGGATGAGGGAAAAGACCCAGAACCTTTGGCATCATGACGGCATGTTGGGTTGGCACGACAGAAGTCTCTGATTCAACATTGCTTCCGCCCTTAGCGTATTCCATGCACTGCCATCATCAAGTGGTCTGATTAGATGACACATGAAATGCACATTTTTGAGAGTATGTCAAATGAATATATTCAAACCGTAGGTTTTCAGCTGTACATGTATGTATAATTGTGCATGCCCTTGGATGGGTGTCATACAATTCATAGACAGTTTCTATCACAGCTGAGACTTGGCAGTTACAGTCTGCAGCCTGTAGTCGTACTCCACGTAGGTTACGCACAGCGACTGTCAGCCAGGAATGTTTTGAGCTGAACAGAAGCATGTCAGTGAGAGGTTAGAGAGGCTCTAGATTTCCATCCCCAAGTACAACTAGTTTAACTAGTCTATTTGATTTGAAAACCTATAGTAGGGCTTTTCAATTATGGCTCTGGAGAGACAAAATACCTATTAACTAGTTATTAAAATTCCCTTCTAATCAAGGACTATTTCAGACCAGGGACATCAGGTATGTGAACTCTCTGGTCAATCAAGGACTGATCAATGAATTAACTACCAAAGAAAACCTGCATTATGTCGGTCCCTGAAATAAAACCTGACAATTATGACCTTATAACGTGACCAATGCTATAAACAGTACATGGCTTTTGCATTTGAATATTGCAAGCAAATGATTGTTACATAAGCAACTAGGCATACTCAAAAGAGCAAATACTGTACTCAACTCAAAGGTCAAACTTTAATATTACAAACCATGCAGAATGAATCCTTTATGAACAGAACAGTTCCTAACCCTGAGACCAGCGGGGTAAAGGCTGTTCTGGTCTAAGCCATTTCTTAACCTCTGATAAAAATAGCAGGGTGCCACTGCTACAGCCACCACATTCTCTTCATCCCCTCAgtcgtctctctctcttcgcccTATCACAATATCTCACCCCTACACCTTCttatcgctttctctctctctctctctctctctctctctctctctctctctctctctctctctctctctctctctctctctcacacactccctctctctttttctcactttctccctacctccctctctgcctgttcATGTTATTGTCGTGCTTGTCCTTGGCTGTGAAACGACAACAAGCCGAGCAGCCAACCAGAGAGCAGGATTTAGACTGGATCATGGTGCACAGTGCTGCGGGGACAGATAGCTGATGTAAACATGCCTGAAGTTCCACCTGCAGAGAGCTCGAGCGAACAGCAGCCAGAAAACACGCAGAGGAAAAGAACGTTAGAGAAAACAGACGATTACACCGCAAAAAAGAAACAACGCTGCTGGGGTATTTTAACTAGCCAAGGTCAGTAGCGTTTTACGCACACACAATTGCGTATTTGCGCACTGGGTGAGTGCGTCTCGGACTGTCACTGTGCAATGTTATTATATAACACCTGTGCTGTTCGTGTCAAGTTTATTTGAGGTAGACAGAGGGGTTGACATGGAAATGTTTCGTGAAAAAGGCACCTGTTCTGGAACATTCTCATAGCATCCAGCCTATTTGGAACTGTGCTATAGCATGTGAAACGAAGCTCTATGATATAAGAATATCATGACATAATCAAACAAACGCCTTGGACACATCTGGTCAAATGGGTCCCTAGAGCAGTCCAGTGCTTATCCTATTGATGTGAATACAGATCCATATATCTTACATCATAACACAAatgcatgttttatttatttaacacattatatagtgtattattattatttgtagtaGTACTATTACTAGGCCTATGTGTAGTAGGCCTTGGGGTATGTGTCTATTAATGACTGGCCTACAACAGCTGAAGTTACCATGTGCTCTCATGACTCTTTCACACAAGACAATAAGAGTATGACCTTTGAACTTGACTAAGCAGCAGCTTCAGTCAATTAAACCTGATTATATCTCTTTAATGGTTGTATCTAATCTAAACAGTAGCTGGGTCACATTAGGGTTGTAACTGTGTGATTACTTATTGACTTTGGCCCTTGACATTCAAATGTTCTAAATGCAGTAGTTTGTTATTTAAGCACtagaaataaacagaaatacaaaTGGCAGATAGTATAGCCCTTTCTGCTTCCTGTGTTCTTGCTCAGTGTGGCAAATGGGAGATTTAAGCAAAGTCATATGTTCAGTGCACTGTTGCAATATTCATGAGAGCCACCATTTTACCCTGCTAGAATAGAGACACCCTGTGCTGTCCGAATGAGAATAATGGGCTTCAGCCGCACCAGGCAACCAGCTATAGAGGATCACCACCGTGGGAAAGGTGGACTGGTTTCCTTTAGTAAAGATagaaaatagagagagggaggattccATGTCACTGTTGCTGTTGTGACTGGAATTAACTACTTACTGTGGTTCTAACATGTGCTTCCTAAGAATAGCTTCCAAACTCTACTTATTTCTGCAGCAGGGGTGGTCCTCATTGCCacctgttgttatgttatgtataCCTTGATAGAGGAATCTCTGTTATTGTCCTTTCCCTCAAAAAAATATATCAAAATGAATGTCATTTTTGGTCTATATATTAAAAAGGAATTCAGattttgcaacaacaaaaaataaatatacagtattttaGTTGTCCTGTTCATCATAAAAGATAGTAGCAACAACAGGCCATTTCAATGTACTACATGAGCTTGTCAGGTGATGCAGATGCCCTTCCAAAGATGGCCGGCACAGTCACAGCTCTGCCTGTGTGAATCCATGGAGTGACAACAAGACCCTTCAGTACAataacagtacagtatgtgaCAGGCGCCCTCTTCTCCTACAGGCAGGAATGTCATATACCTATCAATGGCTAGATGTTCCGTGGGGAGACGGAGACATGGGTATGTAGTATTGAATACTGCACTGCTGTGTGATGTTTATGTGGAAGTATTGCTGACATTTAATTATACTCAAGGCTCCCTCATTAAAGAGACTCATATCTCAATAGGATTTCACCTGAATAAAGgattaataaaatattttaaaaccACCTAAATGTTGTTCTCTGACGTGGATGGTAGTGTTGTTGGGTGTGTAGGGAGAGACTGAGCTCTGCTCTGCCAGTTGTACAAGGCTATGCCTGCCAGTTGAACAAGGCTATGCCTGCCAGATGGCCTGCTTGGTTGAGCTACAGCTATATATAGCTCCATCCACACAGTGAGAGAGTGAAAACCTATCCAGCGCTCTGTTATATGCTCCGTGATATTAGTGACAGCTGTGACAACTGGGTTTCAGTTTTCTGAAGATATGAACATGGATAGTGGACTGGTACTATTGGCTTTTGGGAAGTAATTGTAGATTAGGATTATGGTAATGATTGAATAATGAGGATACTGACAGAGAGTGAAGGCTATGATGAATGCTGTCAATGTATCAGACTTGAATGGGAATGTGCTGGTTCTATATACACtgatcaaaaaaataaagggaacacttaaacaacacaatgtaactccaagtcaatcacacttctgtgaaatcaaactgtccacttaggaagcaacactgattgacaataaatttcacatgctgttgtgcaaatggaatagacaaaaggtggaaattataggcaattagcaagacacccccccaaaacaggagtgattctgcaggtggtgaccacagaccacttctcagttcctatgcttcctggctgatgttttggtcacttttgaatgctggcggtgctctcactctagtggtagcatgagacggagtctacaacccaaacaagtggctcaggtagtgcagttcatccaggatggcacatcaatgcgagctgtggcaaaaaggtttgctgtgtctgtcagcgtagtgtccagagcgtgcaggcgctaccaggagacaggccagtacatcaggagacgtggaggaggccgtaggagggcaacaacccagcagcaggaccgctacctccgccttagtgcaaggaggtgccctgccagagccctgcaaaatgacctccagcaggccacaaatgtgcatgtgtcagcatatggtctcacaaggggtctgaggatctcatctcggtacctagtggcagtcaggctacctctggcgagcacatggagggttgTGCggacccacaaagaaatgccaccccacaccatgactgacccatcgccaaaccggtcatgctggaggatgttgcaggcagcagaacgttctccacggcgtctccagactctgtcacgtctgtcacatgtgctcatgtgctcagtgtgaacctgctttcatctgtgaagagcacagggcgccagtggcgaatttgccaatcttggtgttctctggcaaatgccaaacatcctgcacggtgttgggctgtaagcacaacccccacctgtggacgtcgggccctcataccaccctcatggagtctgtttctgaccgtttgagcagacacatgcacatttgtggcctgctggaggtcattttgcagggcgctggcagtgaacctccttgcacaaaggcggaggtagcggtcctgctgctgggttgttgccctcctacggcctcctccacgtctcctgatgtactggcctgtctcctggtagcgcctgcatgctctggacactacgctgacagacacagcaaacctttttgccacagttcgcattgatgtgccatcctggatgaactgcactacctgagccacttgtgtgggttgtagactccgtctcatgctaccactagagtgagagcaccgccagcattcaaaagtgaccaaaacatcagccaggaagcataggaactgagaagtggtctgtggtcaccacctgcagaatcactcctgttttggggggtgtcttgctaattgcctataatttccaccttttgtctattccatttgcacaacagcatgtgaaatgtattgtcaatcagtgttgcttcctaagtggacagtttgatttcacagaagtgtgattgacttggagttacattgtgttatttaagtgttccctttatttttttgagcagtgtatatttgtgGATGTGACCAATAAGAGCTTGTATGATAGTGAAGCGTTATCACTGTAAATGTATGACTGTAATGTGTGTTGTTTTGGAGAGGCTCAGTGTTTTGTCGTCCCTCTCCCAGGGTCATGGGCGGACCGGTCTCCTCTCCACGAGGCAGCGTGTCAGGGCCGTCTCCtggccctcaggaccctactctcACAGGTGAGTCACACACAGAGGGGCGGGGCACCACAACGCAAAGCTTTCTGGTCAATTGTTTATACAGTGTTAAGACAGAGAAACTTTTTGACACCTTTATGTGAAATAAAATG
The window above is part of the Salvelinus fontinalis isolate EN_2023a chromosome 42, ASM2944872v1, whole genome shotgun sequence genome. Proteins encoded here:
- the LOC129841288 gene encoding signal peptidase complex subunit 3-like, with product MNTVLSRANSLFAFSLSVMAALTFGCFITTAFKDRRVPVDIHVSRVMLKNVDDFTGPRERSDLGFITFDLSADIKPIFDWNVKQLFLYLSAEYATKSNALNQVVLWDKIVLRGESTKLDLRDMKSKYFFFDDGNGLRANKNITLTLSWNVVPNAGILPLVMGSGHMSVPFPESYETTKSY